The Caenorhabditis elegans chromosome II genome has a segment encoding these proteins:
- the fbxc-23 gene encoding FTH domain-containing protein (Confirmed by transcript evidence), producing MYSESVPCIFKYLSFDKKSHLANFNSIFRKLEKKLPYHFNCIKIDTTREDWHFSIDKKYNFNIQTAQLGANVLFGGVQQFGILIASPEDSQTETFRKLVDFYLNRPGTSIHTLQILNHPYGLEACCQLNIRHIFVRMRIESLRYDYTTWFDCLRARPFETAEVDFVGMDYLILAEPVIYSAKKLCIKSSRAIPIRAISNLQSPWIFLDYNMTSPKVVNLCENWIQDKKPMGTTLTLFVFREKFELVNQAIDNRFEASSVQRSVEDREQVIVTSKDTNVKIFKNSQKQLIIQVVE from the exons atgTATTCTGAAAGCGTCCCATgcatattcaaatatttatcattTGACAAGAA AAGCCATCTTGCAAATTTCAACTCGATATTTCGCaagcttgaaaaaaagctTCCCTATCACTTTAATtgtataaaaatcgatacaacAAGGGAGGACTGGCACTTTTcgattgataaaaaatataatttcaatattcaaactGCTCAGCTTGGCGCCAACGTTTTATTCGGTGGAGTTCAACAATTCGGAATTTTAATTGCAAGTCCTGAAGATTCACAGACTGAAACCTTTCGGAAATTGGTGGATTTCTATTTAAATCGACCAGGAACAAGTATTCATACACTGCAAATTCTG AATCATCCATATGGTCTCGAGGCGTGCTGCCAATTGAATATTCGACACATTTTTGTAAGAATGCGGATTGAATCCCTGAGATATGACTACACGACCTGGTTTGATTGCCTCCGAGCTCGCCCGTTCGAGACGGCGGAGGTGGATTTTGTTGGAATGGATTACTTGATTCTGGCGGAGCCTGTG ATATATTCAGCCAAGAAGCTGTGTATAAAATCATCACGTGCAATTCCGATTCGCGCGATTTCAAATCTCCAATCTCCTTGGATATTCTTAGATTATAATATGACCTCCCCGAAAGTTGTAAATCTCTGCGAAAACTGGATTCAGGACAAAAAACCGATGGGCACCACCTTGACACTTTTCGTGTTCCGTGAGAAGTTTGAGCTGGTTAATCAGGCGATTGATAATAGGTTTGAAGCAAGTTCAGTGCAAAGGAGTGTGGAAGATAG GGAACAAGTGATTGTCACCAGTAAAGATACCAATGTGAAAATCTTCAAGAACAGTCAAAAGCAGCTGATAATCCAAGTTGTTGAATAA
- the csp-1 gene encoding Caspase A subunit p16 (Confirmed by transcript evidence): MPRTDAKKSNHKHKYCYEMNSNPRGTVLILSNENFKNMERRVGTKQDEVNLTKLFQKLQYTVICKRNLEAESMLEAIKEFAEMAHTDSIILFLLSHGDGAGSVFGIDDMPVNVMEVSTYLAYHQNLLLKPKWVAVSACRGGKLNMGVPVDGLPALEDKCAPISKFWNLMMSRIMPGTFTSLNADVIISFSTTDGFTSYRDEEAGTWYIKSMCKVFNKHSKTMHLLDILTETGRNVVTKYENVQGNVVLKQAPEILSRLTKQWHFSRSM, translated from the exons ATGCCGAGAACGGACGCCAAGAAATCGAACCATAAACACAAGTATTGTTATGAGATGAATTCAAATCCGAGAGGGACCGTCCTCATATTAAGTAACGAGAACTTCAAGAATATGGAGAGAAGAGTCGGAACGAAACAAGACGAAGTAAATCTAACCAAGTTGTTCCAAAAGCTTCAGTACACAGTAATTTGCAAACGGAATCTTGAAGCTGAA AGCATGCTTGAAGCTATCAAGGAATTCGCGGAGATGGCACATACCGATTCGATCATACTCTTCCTATTAAGTCATGGTGATGGAGCTGGAAGTGTCTTTGGAATTGATGACATGCCTGTCAATGTAATGGAGGTATCCACATATTTAGCGTATCATCAAAATCTTCTTCTCAAGCCCAAATGGGTTGCCGTGTCAGCATGTCGCGGA ggaaaattgaACATGGGTGTTCCCGTTGACGGACTGCCAGCTTTGGAAGACAAATGTGCTCCAAtctcgaaattttggaatttaatgATGTCACGTATAATG CCGGGAACCTTCACTTCATTGAACGCCGACGTCATCATCTCGTTTTCCACCACGGACGGGTTTACGTCTTATCGAGACGAAGAAGCGGGCACATGGTATATTAAATCCATGTGTAAAGTCTTCAATAAGCATTCAAAAACTATGCACCTTCTCGATATATTAACGGAAACTGGTAGAAATGTTGTTACGAAGTATGAGAATGTTCAAGGGAACGTTGTATTAAAACAAGCCCCAGAG atattatcCAGGCTCACCAAACAATGGCACTTTTCAAGGTCGATGTAA
- the csp-1 gene encoding Caspase A subunit p16 (Partially confirmed by transcript evidence): MPRTDAKKSNHKHKYCYEMNSNPRGTVLILSNENFKNMERRVGTKQDEVNLTKLFQKLQYTVICKRNLEAESMLEAIKEFAEMAHTDSIILFLLSHGDGAGSVFGIDDMPVNVMEVSTYLAYHQNLLLKPKWVAVSACRGGKIEHGCSR, encoded by the exons ATGCCGAGAACGGACGCCAAGAAATCGAACCATAAACACAAGTATTGTTATGAGATGAATTCAAATCCGAGAGGGACCGTCCTCATATTAAGTAACGAGAACTTCAAGAATATGGAGAGAAGAGTCGGAACGAAACAAGACGAAGTAAATCTAACCAAGTTGTTCCAAAAGCTTCAGTACACAGTAATTTGCAAACGGAATCTTGAAGCTGAA AGCATGCTTGAAGCTATCAAGGAATTCGCGGAGATGGCACATACCGATTCGATCATACTCTTCCTATTAAGTCATGGTGATGGAGCTGGAAGTGTCTTTGGAATTGATGACATGCCTGTCAATGTAATGGAGGTATCCACATATTTAGCGTATCATCAAAATCTTCTTCTCAAGCCCAAATGGGTTGCCGTGTCAGCATGTCGCGGA gggaaaattgaACATGGGTGTTCCCGTTGA
- the csp-1 gene encoding Caspase A subunit p16 (Confirmed by transcript evidence): MVLKTIEDNCKSQFDDDLVEDFNNFQTTSSMSSSTTISTEDFNTIEIESTFEICRSGSYTEEPILGENDEFLIDFEMERFLKFLKDKTKQVEKRKEPFSQKEIYAVFQRRIKSELCIETVKKKFQPLLPNAIQTCEFDEETMIRMIYGAGIRIDSVDFWNRFTSKATISLDCYSRLISYSSDSLTLSGTHRSGFTYHWISTPPVTYHRTENKDPNIQEPSPVEFLDVQSSLGSSMKPPILDKPTKLDDPAETRHDCSYSLEEYDSQSRMPRTDAKKSNHKHKYCYEMNSNPRGTVLILSNENFKNMERRVGTKQDEVNLTKLFQKLQYTVICKRNLEAESMLEAIKEFAEMAHTDSIILFLLSHGDGAGSVFGIDDMPVNVMEVSTYLAYHQNLLLKPKWVAVSACRGGKLNMGVPVDGLPALEDKCAPISKFWNLMMSRIMPGTFTSLNADVIISFSTTDGFTSYRDEEAGTWYIKSMCKVFNKHSKTMHLLDILTETGRNVVTKYENVQGNVVLKQAPEILSRLTKQWHFSRSM, encoded by the exons ATG GTCCTGAAAACGATAGAAGATAATTGTAAATCACAATTCGACGATGATTTGGTCGaagatttcaataattttcaaacgacTTCTTCTATGTCTTCATCAACAACAATATCTACTGAAGATTTTAATACG ATCGAAATCGAGTCAACATTCGAAATATGCAGAAGTGGCTCCTATACAGAAGAGCCAATTCTTGgagaaaatgatgaatttttgattgattttgaaatggaacgatttctgaaattccttaaagacaaaacaaaacaagtagaaaaaagaaaagaaccTTTCTCCCAAAAGGAAATATATGCAGTTTTCCAACGACGCATTAAATCTGAGCTCTGCATTGAAACGGTGAAGAAAAAGTTCCAACCACTCCTTCCCAATGCAATTCAAACATGCGAGTTCGACGAGGAAACTATGATAAGAATGATCTATGGTGCAGGAATTCGAATAGACTCTGTGGATTTCTGGAACCG GTTCACATCGAAAGCGACAATTTCACTAGACTGCTACTCAAGATTGATCTCATACTCTTCCGACTCTCTGACCTTAAGTGGTACTCATCGTTCTGGATTCACATATCATTGGATATCCACACCCCCTGTTACTTATCATAGG ACTGAAAATAAGGATCCAAATATACAAGAGCCATCTCCAGTTGAATTTCTAGATGTACAATCGAGTCTGGGTTCAAGTATGAAACCACCGATACTTGATAAGCCCACCAAACTAGATGACCCAGCTGAAACCCGCCATG ACTGCTCGTATTCACTGGAGGAGTATGACTCTCAGAGTCGAATGCCGAGAACGGACGCCAAGAAATCGAACCATAAACACAAGTATTGTTATGAGATGAATTCAAATCCGAGAGGGACCGTCCTCATATTAAGTAACGAGAACTTCAAGAATATGGAGAGAAGAGTCGGAACGAAACAAGACGAAGTAAATCTAACCAAGTTGTTCCAAAAGCTTCAGTACACAGTAATTTGCAAACGGAATCTTGAAGCTGAA AGCATGCTTGAAGCTATCAAGGAATTCGCGGAGATGGCACATACCGATTCGATCATACTCTTCCTATTAAGTCATGGTGATGGAGCTGGAAGTGTCTTTGGAATTGATGACATGCCTGTCAATGTAATGGAGGTATCCACATATTTAGCGTATCATCAAAATCTTCTTCTCAAGCCCAAATGGGTTGCCGTGTCAGCATGTCGCGGA ggaaaattgaACATGGGTGTTCCCGTTGACGGACTGCCAGCTTTGGAAGACAAATGTGCTCCAAtctcgaaattttggaatttaatgATGTCACGTATAATG CCGGGAACCTTCACTTCATTGAACGCCGACGTCATCATCTCGTTTTCCACCACGGACGGGTTTACGTCTTATCGAGACGAAGAAGCGGGCACATGGTATATTAAATCCATGTGTAAAGTCTTCAATAAGCATTCAAAAACTATGCACCTTCTCGATATATTAACGGAAACTGGTAGAAATGTTGTTACGAAGTATGAGAATGTTCAAGGGAACGTTGTATTAAAACAAGCCCCAGAG atattatcCAGGCTCACCAAACAATGGCACTTTTCAAGGTCGATGTAA
- the csc-1 gene encoding Chromosome segregation and cytokinesis defective protein 1 (Confirmed by transcript evidence), producing MPPRKIKKDPAVVAMADTLETRVKDLLEEYKKKLREVALQTAKAESDRIIATIKPKYRDMPIMEFLASPPDDFYIESGEEEEEGEAAVAVKQELPSEPDMEIDDAAAAQKTSIPIGQNSGRNTVQVKQEPEIDDDAAHETSIPIAPSGQNSGRNTAADEHRRNEIITPAGQVLPLPTLQPEKPFRAPHVDEEIAFSVNGSPLVLAGRTTATAAGKENRKKSKKSGAASKKAAAAAGPLQPETENAGTSV from the exons ATGCCACCACGCAAGATCAAGAAGGACCCGGCTGTGGTTGCGATGGCGGATACTCTCGAGACGCGTG tCAAGGACTTACTCGAGGAGTATAAGAAGAAGCTGCGGGAGGTCGCCCTTCAGACAGCAAAGGCTGAATCCGACCGGATCATCGCCACAATCAAGCCAAAATACAGGGATATGCCGATCATGGAGTTTCTGGCATCGCCACCGGATGATTTCTACATTGAATCCGgcgaggaggaggaggaaggAGAAGCGGCGGTGGCGGTTAAGCAGGAGCTTCCTTCCGAGCCTGACATGGAAATCGACGACGCGGCGGCGGCGCAAAAGACGAGCATTCCGATTGGCCAGAACtc cGGCCGGAACACGGTGCAGGTCAAGCAGGAGCCTGAAATCGACGACGATGCGGCGCATGAGACGAGCATTCCGATTGCTCCATCTGGCCAGAACTC cggcAGGAACACGGCGGCCGACGAGCACCGCCGCAACGAGATCATAACGCCAGCTGGACAAGTGCTCCCACTGCCAACACTTCAACCGGAAAAGCCATTCCGTGCTCCACACGTTGACGAGGAAATCGCCTTCTCGGTGAACGGATCGCCACTGGTCTTGGCTGGAAGAACTACTGCTACTGCTGCTGGCAAGGAGAATCGGAAGAAGTCGAAGAAATCTGGTGCGGCGAGCAAGAAGGCAGCGGCAGCAGCCGGGCCTCTCCAGCCGGAAACTGAAAATGCCGGGACGTCTGTATAG